The Candidatus Poribacteria bacterium genome window below encodes:
- a CDS encoding Gfo/Idh/MocA family oxidoreductase produces the protein MGTSKNDILRVGVIGPGGAGRGNTLGFATRPDAEVVAAVDTHEASLDALESALQERVDGYKANSCNRYLGEYEFVEMLNHEDLDIVGVFSPHSLHDIHVKYALRAGCHVIVEKPMANVVGDAIAVTKIAMGSGLHLVGGYQRHYEDTYMAARRAIAEGRIGNLQKFEVYMAQRWGAGGWRGDPRFSGGGQPNDSGSHLQDIFLWMTGALPAEVYGTTDMKFEDDDGNLVPKFVEINSYSDVTLDNGAEGTITILGNTRVGFEEWVILEGDEGTIEIKNGIRYTPKGGEPEPLAYPRPEGYPRNKVDQLVGLVKGEYQTNYTSGINGVRTSWLTNAVLEAGKGPDAKNRVNCDELIQREGYTRQEVLELIDECASKSWY, from the coding sequence ATGGGAACCAGCAAAAATGATATTTTAAGAGTGGGTGTGATTGGACCCGGCGGTGCAGGACGCGGAAACACACTCGGTTTCGCAACACGTCCCGACGCTGAAGTCGTTGCCGCTGTGGACACCCACGAAGCGAGTTTGGACGCTTTAGAAAGCGCGCTCCAAGAACGGGTTGACGGCTATAAAGCGAATAGTTGCAATCGATACCTCGGTGAATACGAATTTGTGGAAATGCTCAATCACGAAGATCTGGATATAGTCGGTGTATTCTCGCCGCACTCCCTGCACGATATTCATGTGAAATACGCGCTCCGTGCTGGATGTCACGTTATCGTCGAAAAACCGATGGCGAATGTCGTTGGCGATGCAATCGCTGTAACCAAAATCGCAATGGGCAGTGGGTTACATCTTGTCGGTGGATATCAACGGCATTACGAGGATACCTACATGGCAGCGAGACGCGCAATCGCTGAAGGACGTATCGGTAACCTCCAGAAATTTGAGGTCTACATGGCACAGCGGTGGGGCGCAGGTGGATGGCGAGGAGATCCACGTTTCTCCGGTGGTGGACAGCCGAATGATTCAGGAAGCCACCTCCAAGATATATTCTTATGGATGACAGGTGCCTTGCCTGCTGAAGTCTACGGAACAACTGACATGAAATTTGAGGACGACGATGGAAACCTCGTTCCAAAGTTCGTTGAAATTAATTCTTATTCTGATGTAACGCTCGATAATGGTGCCGAAGGCACAATCACTATCCTCGGAAACACGCGCGTTGGGTTTGAAGAATGGGTGATTCTCGAAGGTGATGAAGGAACGATCGAAATCAAAAATGGCATTCGTTACACCCCCAAAGGTGGCGAGCCAGAACCCCTTGCTTATCCGCGTCCGGAAGGATATCCCCGCAACAAGGTCGACCAGCTCGTCGGTTTGGTGAAAGGTGAGTACCAGACAAATTACACCTCTGGCATCAACGGAGTGCGCACCAGTTGGTTGACAAATGCAGTCCTTGAAGCCGGTAAAGGACCCGACGCGAAAAATAGAGTCAATTGCGACGAACTCATTCAGAGAGAGGGATACACTCGGCAAGAGGTCTTAGAATTGATTGATGAATGTGCATCCAAATCATGGTATTAA
- a CDS encoding CvpA family protein translates to MTKLDIGILILVGLAGVSCYRAGFTRSVWGIFVIGIGFFAACQFWGQLATVVQKLVANPSWAKWLSIVAIIGVVSILVDSLFERIQRILERGVLGWVNHLLGLGFGIASGGLIVAFALILLNTYGPDGFKNEIANSRFAPHLTDIGNRVWAVSKDRVQKQLDTE, encoded by the coding sequence ATGACGAAACTCGATATTGGTATTCTCATTCTTGTTGGATTGGCTGGTGTAAGTTGCTACCGTGCGGGTTTCACCCGAAGTGTATGGGGGATATTCGTCATCGGCATTGGGTTCTTTGCTGCCTGTCAATTTTGGGGACAACTTGCGACAGTTGTCCAGAAGTTGGTAGCCAATCCGAGCTGGGCGAAATGGCTGAGCATAGTTGCTATTATAGGGGTCGTTTCTATTCTTGTGGACTCGCTTTTTGAGCGTATTCAGCGGATTCTCGAAAGAGGCGTTTTAGGATGGGTGAACCATCTACTCGGACTTGGCTTTGGTATCGCTTCTGGAGGACTTATTGTAGCTTTCGCCCTCATCCTTCTCAACACTTATGGTCCCGATGGCTTCAAAAACGAGATTGCAAATTCTCGATTTGCCCCACACCTCACGGATATCGGAAATCGCGTTTGGGCAGTTAGCAAGGACCGTGTTCAAAAGCAACTTGATACCGAATGA
- a CDS encoding tetratricopeptide repeat protein: MALSHFQQATLSYGQACYVEAIQHYLAGLKLGAAQHHYIYADLAKAYEMVGEWDTAVACLDIALRLCPDSPTALRRKARILDEKACYNTLISFDDFKELPPIQFLEQLQVYPTKSPKQVVRSEFFDLTCHSEMNSQAIWNICRLIYRTYSELGEVLGYYPASPVSISITNTNRHATSQRSMPRWASGCYDGGIRLAYCAAGEPVLSILYALLRHEWVHLLIRHLAHGHCPIWLDEGLAQSIARPMFQSERFDLQQAVQMERLLPFAVLNKPFNQLPTKYRKLAYIQSTAVAEFLIQEFGFLKIRKLLHQLGNGTPIEIAIEQVFACSLMEIPFLQESEQMPNPTAI; this comes from the coding sequence TTGGCATTATCACATTTTCAACAAGCAACGCTCAGTTATGGACAGGCGTGTTATGTTGAAGCGATCCAGCATTATCTCGCTGGCTTGAAATTAGGCGCGGCACAGCATCATTATATCTATGCCGACCTCGCGAAAGCCTATGAGATGGTTGGAGAGTGGGATACAGCAGTGGCGTGTTTAGATATTGCGCTGCGATTATGTCCTGATTCGCCGACAGCTCTTAGGCGTAAAGCGCGTATTCTTGATGAGAAAGCGTGTTATAATACACTTATCTCGTTCGATGACTTTAAGGAACTGCCTCCCATACAATTTCTTGAACAGTTACAAGTATATCCTACGAAATCCCCTAAACAGGTTGTCCGTTCAGAATTTTTCGATCTCACTTGTCATTCTGAAATGAATTCCCAAGCAATCTGGAACATCTGTCGCCTGATTTATAGAACTTACTCGGAATTGGGCGAAGTGTTAGGGTACTATCCCGCTTCACCGGTCTCTATATCGATTACAAATACAAACAGACATGCGACGTCTCAACGTTCGATGCCGAGATGGGCGAGTGGGTGCTACGATGGTGGTATCCGTCTGGCATACTGTGCAGCCGGTGAGCCAGTACTAAGCATTTTATATGCCCTGCTACGGCATGAATGGGTGCATCTGTTAATTCGTCATTTAGCGCACGGGCATTGTCCTATATGGCTTGACGAAGGACTCGCACAAAGTATTGCCCGCCCTATGTTCCAGTCTGAACGCTTTGACTTGCAACAGGCGGTTCAGATGGAGCGTTTACTTCCCTTTGCTGTCCTAAACAAACCGTTTAACCAACTCCCCACAAAATATCGGAAGTTGGCGTATATCCAGTCCACTGCAGTCGCAGAATTTCTCATCCAAGAGTTCGGTTTCCTTAAAATTCGCAAACTGCTTCACCAATTAGGCAACGGCACTCCGATAGAGATTGCAATTGAACAGGTCTTTGCGTGCAGTTTGATGGAGATTCCTTTTCTTCAAGAGAGCGAACAGATGCCCAACCCAACTGCCATCTAA
- the rho gene encoding transcription termination factor Rho: protein MESLDIRKLQEMEFSELKDFALTLGVNEYNGSRKEELINEIIEAKSEGDTQFYGGGVLEILDDRDQHYGFLRSSRSNYLQSNEDIYVSSSQIRRFDLQTGHVVEGIIRPPKKTENKAERYFAMLQIEKVNGETPDAVKQKILFNNLTPIHPYEKLKLEHSQSEYGTRIVDLIAPIGKGQRGLIVAPPYSGKTTLLKNIAAGIEANHPEVILIFLLIDERPEEVTDVARSVKGEVISSTFDEHPERHIQVADMAIEKAKRWAEYGKDVVVLLDSMTRLARAHNVMTPHSGKTLSGGLDAMAFVKPRQFCGAARKFEEGGSLTVIASVLVDTESRQDEYIYEEFKGTANMEIHMARSLLDLRIYPPINIEKSKTRREELLLAPDVLNKVWVLRKFTSQMDDAESLEMLIEQFGKTGTNAEFLERMVDNATYSNASVRTNVRSKRSA from the coding sequence ATGGAGAGCTTGGACATTCGCAAGCTCCAAGAAATGGAGTTCTCGGAACTCAAAGACTTTGCCTTGACTCTCGGAGTGAATGAATACAACGGGTCTCGGAAAGAGGAATTGATTAACGAAATCATAGAGGCTAAATCTGAGGGAGACACCCAGTTTTACGGCGGTGGTGTCTTGGAAATTCTTGATGACCGAGACCAGCACTACGGCTTTCTCCGTTCATCCCGTTCCAATTATTTGCAGAGTAACGAGGATATTTATGTGTCCTCCTCGCAAATTCGGCGATTCGATTTACAAACCGGACACGTCGTTGAAGGGATCATTCGTCCTCCAAAGAAGACGGAAAACAAAGCAGAACGCTACTTCGCAATGCTACAAATTGAGAAGGTTAACGGGGAAACACCTGACGCCGTCAAGCAGAAAATCCTTTTCAATAACCTCACGCCTATTCACCCGTACGAAAAATTGAAACTCGAACATAGTCAGTCCGAGTACGGGACTCGCATCGTGGATCTCATAGCACCGATTGGGAAGGGACAACGCGGGTTAATTGTCGCGCCTCCTTATAGTGGTAAGACCACACTACTGAAGAATATTGCCGCTGGCATTGAAGCGAACCATCCGGAAGTCATTCTCATCTTTTTATTGATTGATGAACGCCCTGAGGAAGTTACGGATGTCGCCCGATCTGTCAAAGGAGAAGTCATTAGTTCTACTTTTGATGAGCATCCCGAACGGCACATTCAGGTCGCCGATATGGCGATTGAAAAGGCGAAGCGATGGGCAGAGTACGGAAAAGATGTCGTCGTTCTGTTAGATAGTATGACCCGACTGGCACGTGCACACAATGTCATGACACCACACAGCGGAAAAACGTTGTCCGGTGGTTTGGATGCAATGGCGTTTGTGAAACCACGTCAGTTCTGCGGCGCAGCTCGGAAATTTGAAGAAGGTGGAAGTCTAACGGTTATTGCATCTGTGCTCGTTGATACGGAAAGCCGACAAGATGAATATATCTACGAAGAATTCAAAGGCACTGCCAACATGGAAATCCACATGGCGCGTTCTTTGTTAGATCTCCGAATCTATCCACCAATTAACATCGAAAAGTCGAAAACACGTCGTGAGGAACTCTTATTGGCACCTGATGTTCTTAACAAGGTCTGGGTGCTGCGGAAATTCACAAGCCAGATGGACGACGCAGAGTCACTTGAAATGCTCATTGAGCAATTCGGCAAAACTGGTACAAACGCAGAATTCCTCGAACGGATGGTAGACAATGCAACTTACAGTAATGCATCCGTAAGAACCAACGTTCGTTCAAAGCGATCCGCGTAA
- the prfA gene encoding peptide chain release factor 1 produces MFEKLKDIENRYAEVENALGDPAQISNQQRLMELSKTHAELSPIVSAYQEYQQLESAFEETLLLMESETDAEMLGLAQEELDALTTKKERLTEALKVLIIPKDPNDEKNVIIEIRAGTGGEEASLFAAELFRMYTRYAERQNWKLELLSSNATGLKGFKEVVFSIEGRNAYSQLKFEGGIHRVQRIPATEASGRIHTSAATVAVLPEAEELDLAIDEATELRIDTYRSSGPGGQSVNTTDSAIRITHLPTELVVTCQDEKSQHKNRSKAMKILRARLQEQKQSELNSERAETRRSMVGSGDRSEKIRTYNFPQSRVTDHRIQFSSYQLDSVLDGDLQTFIERLITADQAERLKED; encoded by the coding sequence ATGTTTGAGAAACTCAAGGATATTGAAAACAGATACGCTGAAGTCGAAAACGCACTCGGAGACCCAGCGCAAATCTCAAATCAGCAACGGTTGATGGAGTTATCTAAAACTCACGCGGAACTCTCGCCAATTGTGTCCGCTTATCAGGAGTACCAACAGTTAGAATCAGCATTTGAAGAGACGCTGCTCCTCATGGAATCCGAAACAGATGCGGAAATGCTCGGATTAGCGCAGGAAGAGTTGGACGCTCTCACTACCAAAAAAGAGAGATTGACTGAGGCGCTTAAGGTTCTCATCATTCCGAAAGATCCAAACGATGAGAAAAATGTCATCATTGAGATCCGGGCAGGGACGGGTGGTGAAGAAGCCAGTCTTTTCGCAGCCGAATTGTTCCGGATGTACACCCGCTATGCTGAACGTCAGAACTGGAAGTTGGAACTCCTCAGTTCAAATGCAACCGGCTTAAAAGGATTCAAAGAGGTCGTCTTCTCAATTGAAGGGCGGAACGCATACAGTCAACTGAAATTTGAAGGCGGTATACATCGCGTGCAGCGCATTCCTGCAACCGAGGCAAGTGGACGCATTCATACATCTGCCGCCACGGTCGCCGTTCTCCCTGAAGCCGAGGAACTCGATTTGGCGATTGATGAAGCAACCGAATTACGTATTGATACTTACCGATCTTCGGGTCCCGGCGGACAAAGCGTTAACACAACCGACTCCGCTATTCGGATTACCCACCTACCCACCGAACTCGTGGTGACATGCCAAGACGAAAAGTCTCAACACAAAAATCGTTCCAAGGCGATGAAGATTCTCCGCGCACGCCTCCAGGAACAGAAACAATCTGAGCTTAACAGTGAAAGAGCCGAAACCCGTAGATCTATGGTCGGCAGTGGCGACAGAAGCGAGAAAATTCGCACCTATAACTTCCCACAATCCCGTGTAACTGACCATCGGATCCAATTCAGTTCCTATCAACTCGACTCCGTTTTAGATGGTGACCTACAAACGTTTATTGAACGGCTAATAACTGCGGATCAGGCGGAAAGGTTGAAGGAGGATTAA
- a CDS encoding succinate dehydrogenase/fumarate reductase iron-sulfur subunit, with product MAKATFRIWRGNADGAEFVDYDTEVSEGMVVLDAVHRIQAEQANDMAVRWNCKAGKCGSCSAEINGQPKLMCMTRLNDLSLDEPVTVEPMRAFPLIKDLVTDVSWNYKVKEKMKPFTPRPPDAEDGTWRMEQEDIDHIQEFRKCIECFLCQDVCHVLREHDLHDEFIGPRFFVYAASLEMHPIDTENRLEELKDSDGIGYCNITKCCTKVCPEHITITDNAIIPLKERIVDEFYDPIKKLFRVFSR from the coding sequence ATGGCGAAAGCAACATTTAGAATCTGGCGTGGCAATGCGGATGGCGCAGAATTTGTCGATTACGACACCGAGGTATCTGAGGGGATGGTGGTTTTAGACGCTGTCCACCGTATCCAAGCCGAGCAGGCAAACGACATGGCTGTCCGATGGAATTGTAAGGCAGGAAAATGCGGATCCTGCTCCGCCGAAATCAATGGACAACCGAAATTGATGTGCATGACGCGCCTCAACGATTTATCGCTTGATGAACCCGTTACCGTCGAACCGATGCGTGCATTCCCGCTCATTAAAGACCTCGTTACAGATGTCTCGTGGAACTACAAAGTTAAAGAGAAAATGAAACCGTTCACGCCACGACCCCCTGATGCCGAAGATGGCACATGGCGAATGGAACAGGAAGACATCGACCACATCCAAGAGTTTCGGAAGTGCATTGAGTGTTTCCTCTGCCAGGATGTCTGCCATGTCCTCCGAGAACACGATCTTCATGACGAGTTCATCGGACCGAGATTCTTCGTTTACGCCGCTTCCTTGGAAATGCACCCGATTGACACGGAAAACCGGCTCGAAGAATTGAAGGATTCGGATGGTATCGGGTATTGTAACATCACCAAATGTTGCACGAAGGTCTGCCCGGAACATATCACGATTACGGATAACGCCATCATCCCGCTCAAAGAACGCATCGTTGACGAATTCTACGATCCGATTAAAAAACTGTTCCGCGTCTTTAGTCGTTGA
- a CDS encoding FHA domain-containing protein: MRFWQKWRRSGISADDLKKAEMLEAYTCWLKNARLSRKQKRLLKEIHNFPELQPLKQLIDFSHYRFEERENVIPPPGAEQRARERVMAEIRGEAVEAEPVNVEGLELQPGYSPHGMGNETTEIMQVDASVPDADALQKWDTEQTTESPDMLKRYNAIRTLSRLHLRFEQKDDDVYVTDLGSSDTTYLDNARVKTPTRIQDGSTLKCGKVSFKVVDIERS; encoded by the coding sequence ATGCGATTCTGGCAGAAATGGCGGAGGTCCGGCATCTCGGCAGATGACTTGAAAAAAGCAGAGATGTTGGAAGCTTATACGTGCTGGCTGAAAAATGCGCGGTTATCACGTAAGCAGAAACGTCTTCTGAAGGAAATTCACAACTTTCCGGAACTTCAGCCATTGAAACAATTAATAGACTTCTCACACTACCGCTTTGAGGAGAGAGAGAACGTCATACCGCCGCCCGGTGCCGAGCAGCGTGCGCGTGAGCGCGTGATGGCAGAAATTCGGGGCGAAGCCGTAGAAGCTGAACCTGTCAATGTAGAAGGACTGGAACTGCAACCCGGTTATAGCCCACACGGTATGGGCAATGAAACTACCGAAATCATGCAGGTCGATGCGTCTGTACCCGACGCCGACGCACTGCAGAAATGGGATACTGAACAAACAACTGAATCCCCAGACATGTTGAAACGTTACAACGCAATCCGGACGCTTTCTCGTTTGCACCTCCGATTTGAGCAGAAGGATGACGATGTCTACGTCACGGATTTGGGTAGTTCTGATACGACATATCTTGATAACGCGCGTGTGAAAACACCGACCCGCATTCAAGACGGTTCTACGCTCAAATGCGGAAAAGTGAGTTTCAAAGTCGTTGATATTGAACGATCATAA
- the rpmE gene encoding 50S ribosomal protein L31 → MKTEIHPEMVECVITCVCGATHKTLAIQSAMRVDICGKCHPFYTGQQARFIDTAGRVESFRRRYGLTEDEN, encoded by the coding sequence ATGAAAACGGAAATACATCCAGAGATGGTAGAATGCGTCATTACATGCGTTTGCGGCGCGACCCATAAAACGCTCGCTATCCAATCAGCGATGCGGGTAGATATTTGTGGGAAATGTCACCCATTCTACACTGGGCAACAAGCTCGATTTATCGATACTGCCGGACGTGTTGAAAGTTTCCGCCGACGTTACGGGCTCACCGAAGACGAGAATTAG
- a CDS encoding tetratricopeptide repeat protein: MKFSAQLATKTYDRWQKLAVESMKYCSLVATVLVAAIQISCVSGGALRNAENLVEQKDYPGAIQAYQSVVDAQPGTPQALQAQLAMGKLFVDRMDQPAEGIKAYETVIAAAPESDEAAEAHYELGMHYFRQKDFKASQTQFDAIINNFPQLELSHNAQLMLAKSFEEAKDFEQAVEVFDNFANRNPRSERAALAIANKGRIQRQHLKNEDEAKRTYQSLVKRYGKVEGAEEEIEKAKQELTDLNARIPEPDDPLATQLGRAYAQQEARRERDRPRGGVEKSRAMGNVGLQIADSGFGVSASEVMRNFGGQGGIAGDDQGTYYDAELMIANFFYGDESYRDAGALYFDAIARAESANVKIDPYTYLKLSICYRKIGMHQRAKEVLKKAASRDGSVIQAVIDTGRNHYTSESYEKAIETYTSVLGMAKRKDSEIYWLLSLAHKKLGEPEKEREVLEKSVAANTQNLDALQSLAEVLHYRLKDRKAAAIFQDLVDQKGDSYIGSKTLGDLTYQYGNYVQSRAKYRAAARTAKRLLNRSESKVEQQKLRNQVVYATILAARATYHLKKLEDAQQMIDELAVEYPDHALIPYGRGELALLAGDAETAVAEFKASIEKNPLSDIPLMALGEYYVSQGFNDDAIALWENYLAENQYNQKVRRSLSKLKGEDAE; this comes from the coding sequence GTGAAATTTTCAGCACAACTCGCAACCAAGACTTATGATCGCTGGCAAAAACTCGCTGTTGAAAGCATGAAGTATTGCTCGCTTGTCGCTACTGTCTTAGTAGCAGCGATCCAAATCAGTTGCGTATCCGGGGGGGCGCTGCGTAACGCAGAAAATCTTGTTGAACAGAAAGATTATCCAGGGGCGATACAGGCGTATCAAAGTGTTGTGGATGCCCAACCCGGCACACCTCAAGCCCTGCAAGCGCAACTTGCTATGGGTAAATTGTTTGTTGACCGGATGGATCAACCCGCCGAAGGCATCAAAGCCTATGAGACAGTCATTGCTGCTGCTCCGGAAAGTGATGAAGCCGCTGAGGCGCATTATGAACTCGGGATGCACTATTTCCGACAAAAGGATTTTAAAGCCTCTCAAACCCAATTTGACGCAATCATCAACAATTTTCCGCAGCTCGAATTGAGCCACAACGCGCAACTGATGCTGGCGAAAAGTTTTGAAGAAGCAAAGGACTTTGAACAGGCAGTAGAGGTGTTCGATAACTTCGCAAACCGAAATCCTCGAAGTGAACGTGCCGCACTCGCTATTGCCAATAAAGGGCGAATCCAACGACAGCACCTCAAAAACGAAGATGAAGCGAAACGCACGTATCAATCACTCGTTAAAAGATATGGGAAGGTCGAGGGGGCTGAAGAAGAGATTGAGAAAGCAAAACAGGAACTGACAGACCTCAACGCCAGAATTCCAGAACCTGACGACCCACTGGCGACACAACTTGGCAGAGCTTATGCACAGCAAGAAGCGAGACGTGAACGGGACCGCCCGCGCGGGGGGGTTGAGAAAAGCCGCGCAATGGGAAATGTTGGTTTACAGATCGCAGACTCCGGATTCGGGGTGAGTGCATCAGAAGTCATGCGGAATTTCGGCGGTCAAGGGGGTATCGCAGGCGATGACCAAGGTACTTACTATGACGCTGAACTGATGATTGCCAACTTTTTCTACGGCGATGAAAGTTACCGGGACGCAGGGGCGTTATATTTCGACGCAATTGCCCGCGCAGAGTCGGCGAATGTGAAGATTGACCCGTATACCTACCTCAAACTCTCGATTTGCTACCGAAAAATCGGGATGCATCAACGGGCGAAAGAGGTTCTCAAGAAAGCCGCAAGCCGAGATGGTAGTGTCATTCAAGCCGTCATCGACACCGGACGAAATCACTACACTTCCGAATCCTATGAGAAAGCGATAGAAACCTACACTTCTGTGCTTGGAATGGCGAAAAGAAAAGATTCCGAGATTTACTGGTTACTCTCGCTGGCACACAAAAAGTTGGGGGAACCCGAGAAGGAACGAGAGGTTCTGGAGAAGTCTGTCGCGGCGAATACACAGAATTTGGATGCCTTGCAAAGCCTTGCAGAAGTCCTCCATTATCGGTTGAAGGATCGGAAAGCCGCCGCAATCTTTCAGGATCTCGTTGATCAGAAAGGTGACTCGTACATCGGATCTAAAACCCTCGGTGACCTCACCTACCAGTATGGGAATTATGTGCAATCCCGTGCCAAGTATAGAGCCGCCGCGCGGACAGCAAAGCGGTTGCTCAACAGATCGGAGAGCAAGGTCGAACAACAAAAACTTCGAAATCAGGTCGTTTATGCGACGATCCTCGCTGCGCGTGCAACTTACCACCTGAAGAAATTGGAAGACGCACAGCAGATGATAGACGAATTGGCGGTAGAGTATCCCGATCACGCCTTGATCCCTTACGGTAGAGGCGAGTTGGCACTTTTAGCTGGCGATGCGGAAACCGCTGTTGCTGAATTCAAAGCGTCGATTGAGAAGAACCCGCTTTCTGATATTCCACTGATGGCTCTTGGCGAGTACTATGTCTCACAAGGGTTTAATGACGACGCTATAGCTCTGTGGGAAAACTACTTGGCGGAAAATCAGTATAATCAGAAAGTCCGTCGGAGCCTAAGTAAATTGAAAGGTGAAGACGCAGAATAG
- a CDS encoding RNA polymerase sigma factor, with protein MARQISNDLSAVEDTYLATQAKAGNEAAFRQLFDKHYKWVYNKAYRMLGNYQDAEEVASDVFVKVWQKLGKWDTEQGSFQAWLNTVARNTIIDAIRKRDRIREHPLSGSPDEDEQPLSKYEDPRPGPEQELEAAEAQQILENALEQVTKPNHRIAWMLRHLEGYSIAEIARILNRKDGTVKIWIFRCTEELRKILIAKGIQWIY; from the coding sequence ATGGCGCGCCAAATATCTAATGACTTATCTGCTGTCGAAGATACCTATCTCGCGACGCAAGCGAAAGCAGGCAATGAAGCCGCGTTTAGGCAATTATTCGACAAGCATTATAAGTGGGTTTATAATAAAGCCTACCGAATGCTTGGAAATTATCAAGATGCTGAAGAGGTCGCCTCGGATGTGTTCGTTAAAGTTTGGCAGAAGCTGGGCAAATGGGACACGGAGCAGGGTAGTTTTCAGGCGTGGTTAAATACGGTAGCGCGAAATACGATTATCGATGCGATACGAAAGCGCGACAGGATTCGGGAGCATCCGCTCAGTGGTTCGCCTGACGAGGATGAACAACCGCTGAGTAAATACGAAGACCCGCGCCCGGGTCCCGAGCAAGAATTAGAAGCCGCTGAAGCGCAACAGATTTTGGAGAATGCCCTTGAACAGGTAACGAAACCAAATCATCGGATTGCGTGGATGTTACGACACTTAGAAGGCTATAGTATCGCAGAGATTGCCCGCATTCTCAACCGCAAAGATGGCACCGTGAAAATCTGGATTTTTCGGTGTACCGAGGAATTGCGGAAGATTCTGATTGCAAAAGGCATTCAGTGGATATATTAA
- the prmC gene encoding peptide chain release factor N(5)-glutamine methyltransferase, with amino-acid sequence MPKKMWSVVDLLDWTVGYFQQHGVPNPRLDAEVLLGHLLEKSRLQLYLHFEMPVFQEHLTPFRELIKKRIAHTPVSYLTNRKEFMSLDFYVDERVLIPRPETEQLVETILITETENSQRLLELGTGSGVIATSLALQQPEWEIVATDISESALTVARKNAETHACVSQIEFLAGDLFEPVAAINANEDAQFDWIVCNPPYIKNTERATLSPDVRDHEPEIALFAGDDGLDVIRRLIAEAPKYLAPEGRLILEIGATQAKPVQTLLDAESAYATYELFNDYAGKERIVLASVS; translated from the coding sequence ATGCCGAAGAAAATGTGGAGCGTAGTCGACCTTCTCGATTGGACGGTGGGATACTTCCAACAACACGGTGTCCCAAATCCGAGATTAGATGCTGAAGTATTACTTGGACACTTGCTTGAAAAAAGTCGCCTGCAGCTCTATCTCCACTTTGAAATGCCTGTCTTTCAAGAACACCTCACACCCTTCCGAGAACTCATAAAAAAGAGGATCGCACACACACCTGTTAGCTACCTCACGAATCGCAAGGAGTTTATGTCCTTGGATTTCTATGTGGATGAACGGGTCCTCATTCCGCGTCCAGAAACCGAACAACTCGTTGAAACTATTCTCATAACAGAAACTGAAAATTCCCAACGTTTATTGGAACTCGGTACAGGGAGCGGTGTAATTGCGACGAGTCTTGCCCTGCAACAACCAGAGTGGGAGATCGTTGCCACCGACATCTCTGAGTCCGCCCTCACCGTTGCCCGAAAGAACGCTGAAACACACGCATGCGTATCGCAAATTGAGTTTTTGGCTGGAGACCTGTTTGAACCCGTAGCGGCAATAAACGCTAATGAGGACGCGCAATTTGATTGGATCGTCTGCAATCCACCCTATATCAAAAATACGGAACGTGCCACCTTGAGTCCGGATGTCCGGGACCATGAACCGGAAATTGCGCTCTTTGCTGGAGATGACGGTCTTGACGTTATTCGTCGATTAATTGCTGAGGCACCAAAATATCTCGCACCTGAAGGAAGACTGATTCTTGAAATCGGTGCAACACAAGCCAAACCCGTTCAAACACTTCTTGATGCTGAATCTGCATACGCCACGTACGAACTGTTCAATGACTATGCAGGAAAGGAACGGATTGTTCTGGCGAGTGTTTCATAG